CGCGGGAAGTCGGTCCTGGTCACCGGCGCCTCCTCCGGCCTCGGCCGGGTCTGCGCCGAGCGCCTCGCCGCGTCCGGCTTCCGCGTCTTCGCCGCCGTACGCAAGGAGGCGGACGGCGCAGCGCTCGCCTCGGCCGTCGAGGCGGGCCGTATCGTCCCGGTCCGCCTCGACGTCACCGAGGACAAGACGATCGCCGCCGCGGCCGAGGAGATCGCGGAGACGGTGGGCGACGCGGGGCTGTGGGGGCTGGTGAACAACGCCGGCATCTGCGTCTCGGCCCCGCTGGAGTGCGTCTCGCCCGCCCAGCTCCGGCGCCAGCTCGACACCAACGTGGTCGGCCAGCTCGCCGTCACCCAGGCCCTACTGCCGCTGCTCCGGCGCAGCCGGGGCCGGGTGGTGAACGTGACCTCCGGGCTCGGCAGCGTGGCCATCCCTTTCCTCGGCGCCTACGCTTCGGCGCAGTTCGCCAAGGAGGCGCTGACCGACGTCCTGCGACGGGAGCTGCGCCCGCTGGGGGTGGACGTGAGCGTGGTGCAGCCGGGGGCGATCATGACGCCGATCTGGGGGAAGGTATCCGAGGTGGCCCGGGACGCCATGGACGGCGTGCCGGAGCACATCGCGGAGCTGTACCGGATCCCGTTCGGCCGCTTTCTCGCGGCGAACGAACAGCAGGCGCGCGAGAGCCGGACCACCCCGGAGGACTTCGCCCGCACTGTCGGGCAGGTCCTCACCGCCCGCCGTCCCCGGACCCGCTACCGGGTCGGCCAGGACGCCCGCCGGGTGAGCGTGCTGGCCCGGGTCCTGCCGGACAGCGCCCTGGACCGGTACTTGCGCCCGATCACCGAGTGAGAGGGAGGCGCCGGTGTGCCGAACGCGCCGGTGGGACACGTGGACCGATGGGCCGAACGCGCCGGTGGCCCCATGTCCCGGCGCGCGAATGGGCCGGTGAACCGGTCGGCCGCTTGACCGGGAAACCGGTGGACCGCGGCCCACCGGCCGTGTGAAACCGGCCACTGCGAGCCCGCTCCCCCGCCCGAACGGACGGCGGATTCACGCCACCAAGGTGATCCGAGACCGGCGGCGGACGGAGAGTCACCCCCTGCTCTCCGCCCGCCGCCCCAGGATGTCCAACCCCGGACGACCTTGATTTCGAAGGGCTTCACCTTGTTTCGCCGCTACTCCGTGCGCGCCGCCGTCCCCAGTCGACGGCGCCCGGGGTGACGGATATCGCACTGCGTCGTCACTGTCCGAGTTTCCTGTGGCTCCGACGATCCTCGCACGACAAGGATGAGAATCATGGCTCGAACCCTGCAGTCCGCATCCGCCGTCCCCACCGACTGCGGCGTGCTGACGCGTCTCGTCACCCGTCACCGCCCCCTTCTGGAGCGGGCACAGGCTGTCCTCCGCACGCGGGAACACTGGTCGCCGTACCCGGAGGACCCGAGAGCCTACGGCCATGAGGCCGAAGCCGCCGGCGAGGCCGCCTTCCGAGCGCTCCTGGGCCGCCCCTTCGAACTGGGGCAGCCGGGCCAAGACGGCACAGTCGGACCGGCACCGGCCGACGGCGGCGAGCGTTCCCCGTACGGCTTCGAACTTGGCATCTCCTACCCGCACACGGACCCCGACATGCTGCTGCCCGCGATGGCGGCCGCGCTGCCCGCCTGGCGGGACGCCGGCCCCGAGGTCCGGGCGGCGGTCTGTGCGGAGATCCTCCACCGGATCAACGCCCGCAGCGTGGAGTTCGCGCTGGCCGCCGAGCACACCAGCGGCCACAACCCCGTGATGGCCTTCCACGCGGGGGCCGTGCACGCCCAGGACCGGGGCCTGGAGGCCATCGCCATGGCCCTGGCCGAGCAGACCCGGCTGCCCGCCCGAGCCCGCTGGCGCAAGCCGCAGGGCGACCACGTCGTCGACATCGGCAAGACGTTCACGCCCGTACCGCTCGGGATCTCCCTGGTGGTCGCCAACAGCGTCTTCCCCACGTGGAACAGCTACCCCGGCCTGTTCGCCTCGCTGGCCACCGGCAACCCGGTCCTCGTCAAACCCCATCCGGCCGCCGTCCTGCCGCTCGCGCTCACCGTCCGGATCGCCCGCGAGACGCTCGCCGATGCCGGTTTCTCCTCCGACCTGGTGTGCCTCGCCGTCGAACGGCCCGGCGAGGAGGCGGCCCGCACCCTGGCCGTTCGCCCCGAGATCCGCCTCGTCGACTACTCCGGCACCACCGCGTTCGGCACGTGGCTGGTCGAACACGCCCGCCAGGCCCGCGTCTTCACCGCCGGGTCCGCCGTCAACACCCTGGTCGTACACTCCACCGGCGACTACCGGGACATGCTCGCCAACCTCGCCTTCTCCGTCTCCCTCTACAGCGGCCAGCTCTGCACCAGCCCGCAGAACCTCCTGATCCCCCGCGCCGGCATCCCCACCGACGAGGGCCACAAGAGCTTCGAGCAGGTCGTCGC
This region of Streptomyces caelestis genomic DNA includes:
- a CDS encoding SDR family NAD(P)-dependent oxidoreductase, whose translation is MSAADVISGRGGLAARGKSVLVTGASSGLGRVCAERLAASGFRVFAAVRKEADGAALASAVEAGRIVPVRLDVTEDKTIAAAAEEIAETVGDAGLWGLVNNAGICVSAPLECVSPAQLRRQLDTNVVGQLAVTQALLPLLRRSRGRVVNVTSGLGSVAIPFLGAYASAQFAKEALTDVLRRELRPLGVDVSVVQPGAIMTPIWGKVSEVARDAMDGVPEHIAELYRIPFGRFLAANEQQARESRTTPEDFARTVGQVLTARRPRTRYRVGQDARRVSVLARVLPDSALDRYLRPITE
- the paaN gene encoding phenylacetic acid degradation protein PaaN encodes the protein MARTLQSASAVPTDCGVLTRLVTRHRPLLERAQAVLRTREHWSPYPEDPRAYGHEAEAAGEAAFRALLGRPFELGQPGQDGTVGPAPADGGERSPYGFELGISYPHTDPDMLLPAMAAALPAWRDAGPEVRAAVCAEILHRINARSVEFALAAEHTSGHNPVMAFHAGAVHAQDRGLEAIAMALAEQTRLPARARWRKPQGDHVVDIGKTFTPVPLGISLVVANSVFPTWNSYPGLFASLATGNPVLVKPHPAAVLPLALTVRIARETLADAGFSSDLVCLAVERPGEEAARTLAVRPEIRLVDYSGTTAFGTWLVEHARQARVFTAGSAVNTLVVHSTGDYRDMLANLAFSVSLYSGQLCTSPQNLLIPRAGIPTDEGHKSFEQVVADLGEALGTLLSDDNGAAAVLGALLSPAVRERVDLAQAGKLGQVAVPSRAVHHPDHPEADIRTPVVVALDAAREADRATLLTEWLGPICFAVAVDSVDEALALLARTTRECGALSAGLYSTDHDVERAMAAVCADVGVMLSVNLMGDWYISQSAVYSDLHATGLNPAGNAVYCDTAFVAGRFRTVGVRRYGGAV